One Capra hircus breed San Clemente chromosome 29, ASM170441v1, whole genome shotgun sequence genomic region harbors:
- the LOC102177045 gene encoding pregnancy-associated glycoprotein 4-like isoform X1: MKWLVLLGLVAFTECIVKIPVRRVKTMRKTLRGKNMLNNVLKEHAYRLSQISFRGSNLTIHPLRNIRDIFYVGNITIGTPPQEFQVIFDTGSSDLWVPSDYCNSSACSTHVRFRHRQSSTFRPTNKTFRIIYGSGRMKGVVAHDTVRIGDLVSIDQPFGLSVAEYGFRDRSFDGVLGLNYPNKSCSRAIPIFDKLKNEGAISEPVFAFYLSKDEQEGSVVMFGGVDHRYYKGELNWIPLIQAGDWTLHVDRITMKREVIACSNGCTALVDTGASHIQGPGRLVDNIQKLIGAKRCGFKHYVSCSVVNTLPSIIFTISGINYPVPARAYILKDSLGYCHTAFKEKRVTTSTESWVLGDVFLRLYFSVFDRGNDRIGLAPAV; the protein is encoded by the exons ATGAAGTGGCTTGTGCTCCTCGGGCTGGTGGCCTTCACAGAGTGCATAGTCAA AATACCTGTAAGGAGAGTGAAGACCATGAGAAAAACCCTCCGTGGAAAAAACATGCTGAACAATGTCTTGAAGGAGCATGCTTACAGACTGTCCCAGATTTCTTTTCGTGGTTCAAATCTAACTATCCACCCACTGAGAAACATCAGAGAT ATATTCTATGTGGGTAACATCACCATTGGAACACCCCCTCAGGAATTCCAGGTTATCTTTGACACAGGCTCATCTGACTTGTGGGTGCCCTCCGACTATTGCAATAGCTCAGCCTGTT CTACACACGTTAGGTTCAGACATCGTCAATCTTCCACCTTCCGGCCTACAAATAAGACGTTCAGGATCATCTATGGATCTGGGAGAATGAAAGGAGTTGTTGCTCATGACACAGTTCGG ATTGGAGACCTTGTAAGTATTGACCAGCCATTCGGTCTAAGCGTGGCAGAATACGGGTTTCGGGACAGAAGTTTTGATGGCGTCTTGGGCTTGAACTACCCCAACAAATCCTGCTCTAGAGCCATCCCCATCTTTGACAAGCTGAAGAATGAAGGTGCCATTTCTGAACCTGTTTTTGCCTTCTACTTGAGCAA AGATGAGCAAGAGGGCAGTGTGGTGATGTTTGGTGGGGTGGACCACCGCTACTACAAGGGAGAGCTCAACTGGATACCTTTGATTCAAGCGGGTGACTGGACTCTACACGTAGACCG CATCACCATGAAAAGAGAGGTTATTGCTTGTTCTAACGGCTGCACGGCCTTGGTGGACACCGGGGCATCACATATCCAAGGCCCAGGAAGATTGGTCGATAACATACAAAAGCTCATTGGTGCCAAGCGATGTGGTTTCAAG CACTACGTTTCATGTTCTGTGGTCAATACCCTGCCCTCTATTATCTTCACCATCAGTGGCATCAACTACCCAGTGCCAGCTCGAGCCTACATCCTCAAG GATTCTTTAGGCTACTGCCATACTGCCTTTAAAGAGAAAAGAGTGACGACATCTACAGAGTCCTGGGTTCTGGGTGACGTCTTCCTGAggctgtatttctctgtctttgatCGAGGAAATGACAGGATTGGCCTGGCACCGGCAGTGTGA
- the LOC102177045 gene encoding pregnancy-associated glycoprotein 4-like isoform X2 encodes MKWLVLLGLVAFTECIVKIPVRRVKTMRKTLRGKNMLNNVLKEHAYRLSQISFRGSNLTIHPLRNIRDIFYVGNITIGTPPQEFQVIFDTGSSDLWVPSDYCNSSACSTHVRFRHRQSSTFRPTNKTFRIIYGSGRMKGVVAHDTVRIGDLVSIDQPFGLSVAEYGFRDRSFDGVLGLNYPNKSCSRAIPIFDKLKNEGAISEPVFAFYLSNITMKREVIACSNGCTALVDTGASHIQGPGRLVDNIQKLIGAKRCGFKHYVSCSVVNTLPSIIFTISGINYPVPARAYILKDSLGYCHTAFKEKRVTTSTESWVLGDVFLRLYFSVFDRGNDRIGLAPAV; translated from the exons ATGAAGTGGCTTGTGCTCCTCGGGCTGGTGGCCTTCACAGAGTGCATAGTCAA AATACCTGTAAGGAGAGTGAAGACCATGAGAAAAACCCTCCGTGGAAAAAACATGCTGAACAATGTCTTGAAGGAGCATGCTTACAGACTGTCCCAGATTTCTTTTCGTGGTTCAAATCTAACTATCCACCCACTGAGAAACATCAGAGAT ATATTCTATGTGGGTAACATCACCATTGGAACACCCCCTCAGGAATTCCAGGTTATCTTTGACACAGGCTCATCTGACTTGTGGGTGCCCTCCGACTATTGCAATAGCTCAGCCTGTT CTACACACGTTAGGTTCAGACATCGTCAATCTTCCACCTTCCGGCCTACAAATAAGACGTTCAGGATCATCTATGGATCTGGGAGAATGAAAGGAGTTGTTGCTCATGACACAGTTCGG ATTGGAGACCTTGTAAGTATTGACCAGCCATTCGGTCTAAGCGTGGCAGAATACGGGTTTCGGGACAGAAGTTTTGATGGCGTCTTGGGCTTGAACTACCCCAACAAATCCTGCTCTAGAGCCATCCCCATCTTTGACAAGCTGAAGAATGAAGGTGCCATTTCTGAACCTGTTTTTGCCTTCTACTTGAGCAA CATCACCATGAAAAGAGAGGTTATTGCTTGTTCTAACGGCTGCACGGCCTTGGTGGACACCGGGGCATCACATATCCAAGGCCCAGGAAGATTGGTCGATAACATACAAAAGCTCATTGGTGCCAAGCGATGTGGTTTCAAG CACTACGTTTCATGTTCTGTGGTCAATACCCTGCCCTCTATTATCTTCACCATCAGTGGCATCAACTACCCAGTGCCAGCTCGAGCCTACATCCTCAAG GATTCTTTAGGCTACTGCCATACTGCCTTTAAAGAGAAAAGAGTGACGACATCTACAGAGTCCTGGGTTCTGGGTGACGTCTTCCTGAggctgtatttctctgtctttgatCGAGGAAATGACAGGATTGGCCTGGCACCGGCAGTGTGA